The window tttttaCATAAAAATACACAactttccttccttttttttcttttttaacttaaaaaatttatatcaaaTCTGATAGCAACTCTTCTAATTAACTGCTTTCATGTTCCAAGACACATCCTTCAACTATGTATTAAGTTATCAGTATGGTTTCAAAATTTAGACCATAAAAATCCTCCTAATTAATTACTTTATAGTGTGATGAAAAGTAAGTAATATAATGCAAGTGAATTAGGGTGAAGAAGGACGGAGATGATGAGGGTGTTAAAAGGGTGCCCACCTAGTGGGAATGTTTAGACACACATGCTGACCTTCTTTGGTTTCTTTCTCAACAAAAAAGGATGGAGaagaaatttaaaatgtttgtgttaaaaaaaaatgtgtggAGGAATTTTTAATGCAAGTTAGCATAAAAATTTGGGTTCACCGTAAATGAGCATAATAATCAAAATAACTTTGGTTAGATTAGGACAAAAATAAGGACATGATTAAAGTTTTTGGAAAACTAAACCATATTTTGCCAGCGATTGAAGGAAGTCGTAAATCCATACTATTCTATTTTTTACGATAGTTTGCACTTCTATCCCATTTCATACTACACTATTTTTGTCATTACTTTAACCAATGATCATTTCTTTAAATTACTAACGTATATATAGGACATAGAAaacttaatttcaattttactTTCTCTCACATGTGCGTTTATGTTtgtgtataaatatttttaaaattttaggcTCATGGTTATTGAATTTTAGTTATTGAAAATCAAAGTACTTAAATATCATTTAcacatattattttttttattttattatttacttttaccattattttaaaattaaataattcaagtttttctttttcttttcttttctttcttgttgTGGTAAAGAAATTACATTAAAGGCAAGTCCTTACCTTTTAAAATTATGACTAATGAAACTTTCTATTTCTAACTCTAATAAGTCTCTTGAAAATGCCTAATAGATATATAAACTTTCAATTTAATATCTAAAAGTCTCGTAAATATTAAAATACTTAACAACTAACCATCCATCATGTTAgataaaaatcttttttttctaattgaacctcaaaataaaaaattaaaaaaattgaacattaaaatttaattttgtagtCAACCTTTAcgttatctctttttttaaaaaaaaatgcttggtactataatttttaaaaaaaaagatatgatGGGTCAATAGGTGCATCCCGACATCTTCATTAGGTAGACATTTTCTTAGCACAATCATCATTCTCGCTTCAttaataataagaaaagaatatatgaaacaaagagaaataaaaaaaaaaaaaaaaggctagAGAGAAGCCCAAACAATCCAATAATGTACAAATTAATGAAAAGTGAATTTAAAGCTATTGGTGCTAGCATCGTAGATGTTGATTGAGGAGATCTGCTAGTCCAGTGAGCATGCAGATATTTTCCCACACTTCTGAAGTAGATTTGTCTTGGTCATTGAAAATCCTacttttctatctttccaaataGACCAAACAGAGAAAGTAGCCAAATTGAAACAGATAATTTTCTTCTTGGAATTTTGATTTGAATGGAGAACTTACAATGGGCAGCAGTGTTTTGTAAATTGATGTTCCAATTCAGAGTGAATTTTAGAAATCCCCATAGAAACTAGTTGAAAGAGAAGAGGTAAACAAATATATAGTTTATATCTTCATCAACTTGCTTGCAAAGAACACACCACGTTGGTTTTAGACTCCAATTTGGAAGTCTTTTTTTTGGAGAAACTCAACTGTGTTGATGCATTCGTGAATAAAAGACCAAATGAAGAACTTACACTCTTTTGAAATACTAGCCTTCGAAAGATTGTTGTAAATATTTGGGTCAATGTTGTTGTATTCTCTTTGATTCCCTTTATGAATAGAAATTTTTAGGCAACACAGTAAAGACCCattagaatttaattttcaaaaggGAGTATCTTGTCTGTGGTTCTGATGTGGAGTAGAGAGATGTAATCAAATTAGAACTCTATAAATTAGACACACAAATAGAAATGTTAGTGATTtagcatatatttttttttaaattctagaACTTTATATGAAACAAATTTAGACATTAATGgttaaaattttaacttttaattagaAGTTGCGCCTTTTAcatgaaattttgaatttgtcACTATTGCTTGTCTTAACAATATTATATGATTTGAATATCATCATCTAAAATTTTATGTCTACAGACTAATTGTGCCTatgttacaaaaaaaaaaatcatgggAGGAAATTTTTAAGATAAGAAGAAACTAAAAagtgatttttaaaaaattaatgaatATTGTGTTTTACCAACAAACATGTAGAACTGTTATAATTTTTCTGAACTTTCCTTCGACTCTCCCAGAAAAGCAAAATCCCAAACGAAGACTTAATCTCCTTTCACCTAATTTACAACCATACTTCACCACCCAAGATTAGTCTCTCTCTTAATTCGGTTTTAATGAAATCCTGTTATGGTTGCTTAAAAACACCATAACAAAGTATCTTTATCTAAAAAAACATTAGTCTCTCTCTTCTTTCACCATCAAACTCTTCTCTATcatcttttctcttttaaagaaaacaaaacttaCAACTCAATATAAGGATGACATcacaaagaaattaaaacagATTGTTGTCATTTCTTGGGAATGACTTGTCACGGATATAAGAAATAACTtgatcaaaaaaaaaatgtctctTTCTTTCTGCAATATGTGGAAAGCACTTTGTCACGTAAAATGTCTTATAAGTTGTAGGACATGTATATTAAAACCTTTACTTGGACttctaaaattgaaattaaaacttttttttgcCCTCAAGAGAGTGTTGTTATCCATCTAGCTGGATTGGTAGGGCTCTGTGTACCAAACTAGGTCCACGATTCACGAATCCAAATCCATATTCACTTGTCTTATACTTGTCAATGAATATTTCTAAGAGTGAAACTTATCTCCATATATATTCACATGCATTGTATAAAAGTTTTGAGAGACCACTCAACAATATAGAATCGATTAAAACTAGAAACGATGAAATATAAAATACATTTCTTGAATAGtcagaaaataaaaacaataacatggtgtaaaaaaaatattataaatagtTTTACAATTTATTGGACTGAAGTATGAAATGCTTAAAAGAAGTGACGCTTCAATCCATGGAAGACAGAAAAAAAGGGCATAAATTGATGAAATGGGTATTAGATAGCCTCAAGGGCTCAATCGCAGTTTCCTCTCATCAGACAACATTTGAGCAAAGTCTGCAAGTGCTTTTTCATTAGTTCCTTCTCCATCAAGTGGCTCAAAGTTTCCAGATTCCAAATTTACCCTTGACAATGGTTTCTTCAATAAATTCTCTCCAACTTCAATGAGctttaataaattttgttggGTTGCAATATCCACTGACGAAACATCACCACTCAATGTGTCATCCTGTTTATGCAGATACCACACAGTATCCTTATCAAATACGTGGATTAATTTCTCCTCCAATTTTATAAATTGGTTTTAAAATGTAACTAATAAATATATACTCtgatttgatttaattataattattgtaTACCTGAATACGAAGATAATTTTTTTGATTATGTTCAGACTGGAAGATGCTAGAAATATGATAATCCACCATATCAGCACTTGCATCACTAAAAATATCAACAATTGGTGTTGCTCCTCTATGATAGATCCAACCAAGCATGCCCCATTTGGAAGCTATAGCTGCACTATACTTCTCATCATTTTTAGCCACACCAGTTCCTAAAGAAAGGATCAACATCCTTTTTGCTTCCATGGgttttattttcaaaagttcACTTCTGTTTCTCAAGATGCTCATCTCTTTTGTCACATGAGTCAATGCAGCCAATGTCTAAACAATCGACCATCAcaatacacatatatatattagttaGACATTCACCAAAACGAGTCTTAAAATCACCAATAATTCAATCCAAAAGCTTAAACTTGAGTAAACtacaaatttaacaaaatatataatgtGGGAAATTAGGTCGATCTTACTGGATTATTTGCAGCGACTCCACCATCAACCATATCGAAGTTACGAGTATTTCCCTTAGAGTCCTTAGTTTGAAATTCATGACCAGGTAAGAAAGTGGGAGCGGCGGAGGTACTGATACAAACATCAGCCAGTTTTGGATTCTTTAACGCATCCCATTTAGCCTGAATAATTAATAATTCCTCCAATTTgttaataattgaaaaaaaaattttaaggaatataaattatatttatcaaaccgtttataattaaattttcttaCATCGAGTGTGCTGAAAATCACAGGTTGAAGAAGCTTAATGTCGAAAGCAGGAATAATGACTTCCGTTAGTGTTTGCTTAAGTGTTATATCTCCAAGCAATCTGTTTATCAATGATCTCAAGTATTTCCCATCGTACTTTGGGCCCATAACTTTTCCAAACATATTCACCATTGAACTTAAGAAATGACTGCTTTCACACCAATAAAACATCGATATCAGCAAACGAAAACGGTACGAGTACAGTAACTATCTCTCTCGCTACagtaaatactatttaaaagaTTTCTATTATTTACGGTAGATACTATTTCAAAAACTTACAATTTGCTACCCTAAACTAAAGTAATTTACACTACCGatataaactattataactCAATTATAGTATAATAATTAAGGAAACTAAAATAACTCACTTCTTATTCgttgaaaagagaagaaaattacTACTAACTTTCTTTGAGGGAAGATTTTCGGTCCATGTTCGATGTAGAAGCGGGTTAAATCTTTCGCAGCGTACAAAGGTCGATTATTCTCGTTAGGAGCTGTAAGCATGGAAGTAACCAGACCACCTGTGCTTGTACCAGCAATTACATCAAAGTAATCTGCTATTCTTGCATCTGGTCCATCCAATTCCTATCCAAATGGTATCGTCCAATCAATGAAAACCAAAAATTTTCATACAAGTTCGTAAGGAGTTTAGTATAGATGAGTAATACTTTCACTAATTTAAGTCAAaccttttttttaaagaaaaataataaactgTGTAAGTATATATCGTTATTACCTGAAGTTTAGACTCAAGAAAAGCTAGAATAGTTCCGGGAATGATGCCTCTAATGCCACCACCATCTATACTTAAAATTGTTATCTTCTCTCCCTTCTCATACTTAGCTGCCATTATGTTTATTGGTAAATCGAAAGGATGGGTCTATGAGAGGaaggagagaaaaagagaataTGTTGCTTTTGCAATTTGAGTTGTTTGGGATAATGTGTTCCCAAAGGGGTCTTTTATAACCAAAAGAAACTCTcagttatttttcttttatttgttatgtttcaCGTGCTCCTAATGTGTGTTATCTCCATAGCCAAAATAATATCTTCCCCACTTACTTATCTAAACTAAAATTTGCTTCATATTTAATATGTTccaatatttaaaaagaaataagaaaggAAACGTCATGGTTGATGGTGTTCTTACCAAATTACTTGAATTTAGTAAACTATCATTTATATCTCTATACTTGAATTGAATTGGATGTTGCTGTTGATCATTATCCATCGCTTCTCCATCACAGTTAGCGATGGAAGTGATCGATGGGCGTTGCGGTGGTATATGGTGATTGCTAACCAATTTATTTGTCCCTGATTTCAATCGTTAGTTTTGGTCATCATTCACCGTGGGTTTTGGTAACTGGTCTCATTGAGAAGATTGTAACACTGATTTTAATTTATGCTGtaattttagttgtttttatttttcgtTGTCTTGTTTTGGTTCTATTAGTTCGTGCAACCCACACAAGGGATCTAACCTCGTGGCTCTAAACTCTAAAATTGAGGAGACATTTAAGAGGAATCTATACAAAGAATCAGAACAGAGTTGAATGACATGCACGGCATGCAGATCAACTCAAGATCACAAAAAGGCCAATAAGGAATTATTTTCATCTCTCAATCTACAGTGCAATTGAGAATCGTGAAGGCACCAATTTATATGAACAACCTTGAGCTATCAGGCAAAGAAACCAACTCTACTGACCAACCCCAGCAACCAACTTATCCTCTCAGTTCTATAAATGTACACCTTCTTCAACAACCATATTACTTTAATTTTGTCAATAATAATCTCCAATGGCCCCTAATCATTAAATTTGTTTTCCCAGCTAGAGTTAAACACACGTTTGAAATTTTTAGTTCATAATCTTAATAGTCATCCTTTCTCGAATTTAGCATTAGCAGAAACATTTCAATTGTACAGCAAATCAATACAAATTTCTATATCTAaaacattttttataatattttccAACCCGAAGTAAAAAGACGTAGAATAAACGTGTGGATAACCCTAATTTCCATTTATTATAATCTTTGAGTCAAACTGTGTTTGGCCCAATTTCTTAATCATTTTCTCTCTAAAACCCGTCCTAAACATACCCAGagtgaagaaggaaaaaaacaaagagCAAACATGTGGAGGAGAGGAGATGGAAAGAAGACAATAAGGATAGGGTTTTTTAAACATGTTGGAAAGAGGGAGGgaaaaaaacaattatttgGAGGAAtggagataaaaaaaaaattaattctaGACTAAAGAGGAAAACAAtaaatatctaataaatcattaaacttttaatttgtatctaataataatttttttaaatacgtcttaaaattgtattttcttttttttttaatacccgagttaatatattcaaacatctcttagatatacaattttattttatataatctaaaattttaaatttctattTAATTGATATGTGAATTTAAATATAATCCGTTGAAAAGATTAGATGAATTcttcaaaatttataaaatttacaaTTACCAAAGATAtattgatatatttttaaaagctTAAAATTGAATTAACATATAATTGAAAGtccaaaaattttgaaaaattatgaataacaaaatgaacaccaatttgaaatttaaaagacaaaattgatgatttaatgaaaatgaaataattacCCACAAAATAAATGAGAAATAATGTAAAGTGATGATAAGCACTAAATACAAAAAAGTTATTGATCAAGTTTGGGCCATCCATTTTTGTGAGGGTTTGGTCCATAATTTTTCTCACGTTTTCCCCATTGTGATAAAAAATCTATAatctataaaaatattttaggacATTTGGGACGAGGAGTTAGATTATAACATTATGAGGTTATAATATGTTAGTGTTTGAGTTGTAAACTATTATAATGTATAGTCTGCATTTGGAACGAAAATTATTATAACCTAcgttttttactattttttttctacgtatatattatacatgaaatacacatttttcttaagattttattaaatcttgttaattatgatattcatttaaaataatgaaaatttttcataaatataacaaactactgaaatatttacggttTGGGTAACAAAACTCATcaagttagctattttttaaatatttcaagtttgtctttccatctttcttctattttttttaccgtctttcttcctttactctcctttttttttacgttatgatttctttccatctttcttatttttctcttctttttttttacttaaatttgggtaaccaaatctgatttatTTCTATCGACTTTCTTTTtgtacgtcgtttagatttgggtaacaaaatctgatttctttctatcgtctttttctttttctttttctttttttcattgtgtgcatcatctttctttttttctttctcttttttatgttgtttggattaaggtaaccaaatctaaaagatggtgtatcaagaatcttgaaaaaaaaatagtttagccaaatctaaatgatcttgtaacacaattaattaaacaatcgtgtaaccaaattaaacaatagaattgaaaaaataaatcgagccaaatctaaacgaataaatctaaacgatcgtttaccaaatatattacgtacgttaccaaatatattgcGCGCATTGTTAACGGGacattttggtattttccattgtggacttataggctttttccatttttagaattgttctatacatcgtaaatattttgtcactttgtaatattttttaaaagacccctctaataattttagtttgaaaaatgggtttttccaactattttttttttccatgcTAACGGTATatgaaacaaaaattttaaatcttgtTAATTACAAGGTTTATTTCATAAATTTAGTTTCAATCTTATTGtacataaaaatataaataaatgaaaagtttttttccattttaattaGTTACTGTCATACTATCATTTTAATAAGAGGTTTAGAAAGTCTTATGTTCAAACTCTTCGAACCATCGATATATACTATTAAATCAATCGGTAATTTAAACCTACATTGGATTTTGATCTAAGTTTTTGAGGTTTGAAACCAAATGTGTGTAAATTTCATCATCTCAGCCAAAAGACCCATCAATCCATTTCGATGTAACCTTTCTTCTTTGGTACAAAACCCACATGCATTTGCTGATGCTCCCACTCTCACACGCACCTTCCCATTAACTACTTACGCCATAGTTGAACGACAtatgaataaaattaatttggTTTCTCAAGTTCCATGTGTTCTTCTTCATATAAAGGACAGGACACAACCTTTAATTAATGAAAGGATTTGTCGTTTACCAGAAGGATGAAAAACATACATGACGAAATGAAAACTATTGTTTAACTTGGGGTCATCTTTAGGTTTCACTCTAGTCCTTTTGTATTATTTCCTGCTTTGTAACGATTTTTCCGATATTAATGAAACGGGAATGATGAGGGCGCTAAggggtgtccacctagtggaGATGCTCGGGTGCTCCCACCGACCCATAtgtatcttttttaaaaaaaatgaaaactagagggactaaattgtttcaaaatattaaatatcatACTAAATGAGCCATGGaaaatttgatagattttgttatattttataaatagtcgttttaactttttgctatatttaaaaatgtctcaatTTATTACTTACGTAAAAATCGAGTCACCGAAAGTGTTTTTTTAGCTAACACTAATATTATGTTAATCAACTAAATGGTATGTGACTCTTCACGAAGAATTGTGTTGTTGTGTCATAATGAACatgtattttcaaaaataactaATTCGAAAAAGAGTTTCAGGATACTATTAGAATGACCACGAATAGTCTATGAATACATCTCTTCCTTTAAATCGCGCCTTCAAGaacatttttcaaaaacatttttctCAAAAAATTTCTTTCCTTTATATATTAAAGTCTTTGAAGAAGTTCGTTTTATTTTCACAAAATATAGTTTTGTTGATCTTGTGAACAAGGTTGTTGCTTccataaaaaaaacaaaaaatagtttGTCGTTCTATCCGGAAGAATAACTACTCaagaaaataaattcaaattacTAGAGTGTGTAAAACcgtcttaaaaaaataatgtaaagACGATATAATGTATGAATTTGTTGGGTTCAAAATCTATCTGGTATACTCGATTTTGTactgtgatttttttttaatgatgttATTTATATAACATATATATTTCAGTTCTTTGCTAAGGGCTGCcctataaataaattaaatagttGAAGAATCCATTTTTGGTTTTTTGTATGCATTAAAATTGCTTAATGGGTTGATATGTTAGCtttatttgttttatatatacatatatatttcaGTTTTGTGCCAAGGGAATAGCTCCAAAGGTTGCTTttcaaataaaaagtttgtactC is drawn from Cucumis melo cultivar AY chromosome 11, USDA_Cmelo_AY_1.0, whole genome shotgun sequence and contains these coding sequences:
- the LOC103497453 gene encoding patatin-like protein 3 isoform X1; amino-acid sequence: MAAKYEKGEKITILSIDGGGIRGIIPGTILAFLESKLQELDGPDARIADYFDVIAGTSTGGLVTSMLTAPNENNRPLYAAKDLTRFYIEHGPKIFPQRNSHFLSSMVNMFGKVMGPKYDGKYLRSLINRLLGDITLKQTLTEVIIPAFDIKLLQPVIFSTLDAKWDALKNPKLADVCISTSAAPTFLPGHEFQTKDSKGNTRNFDMVDGGVAANNPTLAALTHVTKEMSILRNRSELLKIKPMEAKRMLILSLGTGVAKNDEKYSAAIASKWGMLGWIYHRGATPIVDIFSDASADMVDYHISSIFQSEHNQKNYLRIQDDTLSGDVSSVDIATQQNLLKLIEVGENLLKKPLSRVNLESGNFEPLDGEGTNEKALADFAQMLSDERKLRLSP
- the LOC103497453 gene encoding patatin-like protein 2 isoform X2; its protein translation is MAAKYEKGEKITILSIDGGGIRGIIPGTILAFLESKLQELDGPDARIADYFDVIAGTSTGGLVTSMLTAPNENNRPLYAAKDLTRFYIEHGPKIFPQRNHFLSSMVNMFGKVMGPKYDGKYLRSLINRLLGDITLKQTLTEVIIPAFDIKLLQPVIFSTLDAKWDALKNPKLADVCISTSAAPTFLPGHEFQTKDSKGNTRNFDMVDGGVAANNPTLAALTHVTKEMSILRNRSELLKIKPMEAKRMLILSLGTGVAKNDEKYSAAIASKWGMLGWIYHRGATPIVDIFSDASADMVDYHISSIFQSEHNQKNYLRIQDDTLSGDVSSVDIATQQNLLKLIEVGENLLKKPLSRVNLESGNFEPLDGEGTNEKALADFAQMLSDERKLRLSP